A single Primulina eburnea isolate SZY01 chromosome 11, ASM2296580v1, whole genome shotgun sequence DNA region contains:
- the LOC140804343 gene encoding uncharacterized membrane protein At1g16860-like, whose amino-acid sequence MGSRFPSHQLSNGLYVSGRPEQPKEKTPSMSSVAMPYTGGDIKRSGELGKMFDIPMDSSRSRKSGPISNAPTRTGSFGGTSSHSGQLNSVNRASVSSGGVSGSASMKKTNSGPLNKHGEPLKKSSGPQGGGTAVSRQNSGPLPPVLPTTGLITSGPITSGPLNSSGAPRKTSGPLESIGSMKLHNASVVNNQAVTHLSQDDEYSFRRSFPKPILWSIILLFVMGFIAGGFILGAVRNPILLLVVVVLFAAVATVFTWNTCWGRRAVTSYIASYPDAELRTAKDGQFVKVSGVVTCGNVPLESSFQKVPRCVYTSTSLYEYRGWDSKAANPTHRRFTWGLRALERHVVDFYISDFQSGLRALVKTGYGARVTPYVDESVVVEINPSNGDVSSDFVRWLGVRNLSSDDRVMRLKEGYIKEGSTVSVMGVVQRNENVLMIVPPPEPFSTGCQWSKCILPASLEGIVLRCEDTSKIDVIPV is encoded by the exons ATGGGTTCTCGATTTCCTTCACATCAGCTGAGCAATGGCCTGTATGTGTCTGGCCGCCCTGAACAACCAAAAGAAAAGACTCCCTCAATGAGCTCAGTCGCTATGCCTTACACTGGTGGCGATATAAAAAGATCTGGAGAACTGGGAAAGATGTTTGACATTCCTATGGATAGCTCAAGGTCCCGAAAATCTGGTCCTATAAGCAATGCTCCGACAAGAACGGGGTCATTTGGTGGAACATCCTCTCACTCAGGCCAATTAAATTCTGTCAATCGGGCCTCTGTTTCTTCTGGAGGGGTTTCTGGATCGGCCTCTATGAAGAAGACCAATTCTGGTCCCCTTAATAAACATGGGGAACCATTAAAAAAATCATCTGGTCCTCAAGGAGGAGGAACAGCCGTTTCTCGTCAAAATTCTGGCCCTCTTCCACCAGTTCTTCCAACCACGGGTCTAATTACATCCGGACCTATTACTTCAGGTCCACTGAATTCATCTGGGGCTCCTAGGAAGACATCTGGTCCTTTGGAGTCCATTGGGTCAATGAAGTTACACAATGCTTCTGTTGTGAATAATCAGGCTGTTACCCACCTCAGTCAGGATGATGAATATTCCTTCCGGAGGAGCTTCCCGAAGCCAATTCTTTGGTCCATCATTCTTCTCTTTGTGATGGGGTTTATTGCCGGCGGTTTCATTCTTGGAGCTGTCCGGAACCCTATTCTTCTTCTTGTCGTCGTTGTACTTTTTGCTGCTGTTGCTACAGTATTTACCTGGAATACATGTTGGGGAAGAAGAGCTGTTACCAGTTATATAGCTAGTTATCCTGATGCTGAATTACGAACTGCAAAAGATGGCCAATTTGTTAAAGTGTCAGGG GTTGTCACATGTGGAAATGTTCCTCTTGAATCATCATTCCAGAAAGTTCCCCGGTGTGTTTATACCTCCACAAGTTTATATGAGTACAGGGGATGGGATTCAAAAGCAGCAAATCCCACTCACCGCCGCTTTACCTGGGGCCTTCGTGCATTAGAG AGGCATGTGGTTGATTTCTATATATCCGATTTCCAATCTGGATTGAGGGCATTGGTTAAGACTGGCTATGGTGCAAGAGTGACACCCTATGTTGATGAATCGGTTGTTGTTGAAATCAATCCATCGAATGGGGACGTGTCTTCTGATTTTGTCAGATGGTTAGGAGTAAGGAATCTTTCAAGTGATGACCGTGTAATGCGATTGAAAGAAGG GTACATCAAAGAAGGTAGCACCGTCAGTGTTATGGGCGTAGTGCAGCGAAATGAGaatgttttaatgattgttcCTCCTCCAGAACCCTTTTCAACCGGATGCCAGTGGAGTAAATGCATTCTGCCAGCCAGTCTTGAAGGCATCGTTTTGAGATGTGAGGACACCTCAAAGATTGATGTTATACCAGTTTAG